One genomic region from Coriobacteriia bacterium encodes:
- the ccsA gene encoding cytochrome c biogenesis protein CcsA codes for MKQIRIALWLAIVGGIATTAAFLMAFFTAEVQLFGTVSLAEQIQTAFPLLGQDASGFMFGRPWFSQKIFYFHVPFAEASFLVFTVAAFFAIRFLMTKDKGYDTKSRVAMEVALVFVVLTLITGDLWTKASWGVWWEWEPRLTTYFIMTLLMIAYFVLRNSLEDEERRAVYASVYGIMAWITAPISFFITRVIPSDHPVVFKSGMATSNLLPFIVAQLGMLAIGYAVYTIRVREERMRERLDVIKDSLEG; via the coding sequence ATGAAGCAGATTCGAATCGCTTTGTGGCTCGCGATCGTGGGTGGTATCGCGACTACCGCAGCGTTCCTCATGGCGTTCTTCACCGCCGAGGTCCAGCTGTTCGGTACCGTCTCGCTCGCCGAGCAGATCCAAACGGCGTTCCCGCTGCTGGGGCAGGACGCTTCCGGGTTCATGTTCGGGCGGCCGTGGTTCTCTCAGAAGATCTTCTACTTCCACGTTCCGTTCGCCGAGGCCTCGTTCCTGGTGTTCACGGTGGCCGCGTTCTTCGCCATCCGGTTCCTCATGACCAAGGACAAGGGCTACGACACCAAGTCGCGCGTCGCGATGGAAGTCGCACTTGTCTTCGTCGTGCTCACCCTCATCACCGGCGACCTGTGGACCAAGGCGTCCTGGGGCGTGTGGTGGGAGTGGGAGCCGCGCCTGACGACGTACTTCATCATGACGCTCTTGATGATCGCGTACTTCGTGCTGCGCAACTCGCTCGAAGACGAGGAGCGCCGCGCCGTGTACGCCTCGGTGTACGGCATCATGGCGTGGATCACCGCGCCGATCTCGTTCTTCATCACGCGCGTCATCCCGTCCGATCACCCCGTCGTGTTCAAGTCGGGTATGGCGACGTCGAACCTGCTGCCGTTCATCGTGGCGCAGCTGGGGATGCTTGCGATCGGCTATGCGGTGTACACGATCCGCGTTCGCGAAGAGCGCATGCGCGAGCGGCTGGACGTCATCAAGGACTCACTGGAAGGTTAG
- the ccsA gene encoding cytochrome c biogenesis protein CcsA, producing the protein MAQASVVLFWFSLALYIAATVLYSYQFVLKRSKVGWWARFMTGAGFICQTLSIGAHSISTGGTQLNGPNQLMLASWALVLLYFVMEHLIKIKIYGTFLIPVAVVFMGAAQLMGGLMEPAQLTEVQAMQLDSWRVTFHVALIVFANAGFAFGAVSAGIFLFQEGKLKSHTSNIVTRRLPSLSTLQMMARRAIAFSFPVYTAGLLLGILRAVELDVDGWWLDPRIMLSGFVWLLFGIYLMLVYRGSVSSRVTSRVALLGFVLVVALAIIARTVPVGFHIFGR; encoded by the coding sequence GTGGCACAAGCATCGGTTGTTCTGTTCTGGTTCTCGCTCGCGCTCTACATCGCCGCGACGGTGTTGTATTCGTATCAGTTCGTCCTCAAGCGTTCGAAAGTGGGCTGGTGGGCGCGGTTCATGACCGGCGCCGGCTTCATCTGCCAGACGCTGTCGATCGGCGCGCACTCGATCTCGACCGGGGGCACGCAGCTCAACGGCCCCAACCAGCTCATGCTCGCGTCGTGGGCGCTCGTGCTTCTGTACTTCGTCATGGAGCACCTCATCAAAATCAAGATCTACGGCACGTTCCTCATCCCGGTGGCGGTCGTCTTCATGGGCGCGGCACAGCTCATGGGCGGACTCATGGAGCCTGCCCAGCTCACCGAGGTTCAGGCTATGCAGCTCGACAGCTGGCGCGTCACGTTTCACGTCGCGCTCATCGTGTTCGCTAACGCGGGTTTTGCCTTTGGGGCGGTCTCGGCGGGCATCTTCCTGTTCCAGGAGGGCAAGCTCAAGAGCCACACTTCCAACATCGTCACCCGTCGCCTGCCTTCGCTCTCGACGCTTCAGATGATGGCGCGCCGCGCGATCGCGTTCTCGTTCCCGGTCTACACGGCGGGCCTGCTGCTCGGCATACTTCGCGCTGTTGAGCTCGACGTCGATGGCTGGTGGCTCGATCCGAGAATCATGCTGTCAGGCTTTGTCTGGCTGCTCTTCGGCATCTACCTCATGCTCGTCTACCGCGGCAGCGTCTCGAGCCGCGTCACCTCGCGCGTCGCTCTCCTGGGCTTCGTGCTCGTGGTCGCACTCGCGATCATCGCGCGCACGGTACCGGTCGGCTTCCACATCTTCGGACGTTAG
- a CDS encoding SDR family oxidoreductase: MSSRPTVIVTGGSSGIGLATAKLVAARGYDVAIVGRSPEKLAAAAAELRAVATDPEQKIETRAADLSDFEAARAAIDSLVEAGFGPDILVNSAGVIVPGEFATMPLENFESNMDNGYWSVVYPCRAAVPHMLKRGQGHIVNVSSVAGYLGIYGYTGYSSAKFAIMGFTEALRFELKPAGISVHIVCPPDTDTPALAYEHTLRPKETDVIAGNIKPISPEKVAAAIAKGVATGKYYIIPDALSSFYFRLKGILPEVFFAIVDGDVKKARAGK; this comes from the coding sequence ATGAGCTCGCGCCCCACCGTCATCGTCACCGGAGGTAGCAGCGGGATCGGTCTTGCGACCGCGAAGCTCGTCGCCGCGCGCGGCTACGACGTCGCAATCGTGGGTCGCTCTCCCGAGAAACTCGCGGCCGCCGCCGCCGAGCTGCGCGCCGTTGCCACCGATCCCGAGCAGAAGATCGAGACCCGCGCCGCCGACCTCTCGGATTTCGAGGCCGCGCGCGCAGCGATCGATTCGCTGGTCGAGGCGGGCTTCGGCCCCGACATCCTCGTGAACTCCGCGGGCGTCATCGTGCCGGGCGAGTTCGCCACGATGCCGCTTGAGAACTTCGAGTCGAACATGGACAACGGCTACTGGAGCGTCGTCTACCCGTGCCGGGCCGCCGTGCCACACATGCTCAAGCGCGGCCAAGGCCACATCGTCAACGTGAGCTCGGTCGCGGGGTACCTGGGCATCTACGGCTACACCGGCTACTCATCGGCGAAGTTCGCGATCATGGGCTTCACGGAAGCGCTGCGCTTCGAGCTCAAGCCGGCCGGCATCAGCGTGCACATCGTGTGCCCGCCCGACACCGACACGCCGGCGCTCGCTTACGAGCACACGCTGCGCCCCAAAGAGACCGACGTCATCGCCGGCAACATCAAGCCGATCTCTCCCGAGAAGGTCGCGGCTGCGATCGCCAAGGGTGTGGCGACGGGGAAGTACTACATCATCCCCGACGCGCTCTCGAGCTTCTACTTCCGGCTCAAGGGGATCCTGCCCGAGGTGTTCTTCGCGATCGTCGATGGCGACGTGAAGAAGGCGCGGGCGGGGAAGTAG
- a CDS encoding glutamyl-tRNA reductase, producing MHLTLVGLSHKTAPVEIREKLTFPANRQEESLALLTSSPAVNEAVIVSTCNRTEIYCVTSTEFDGPAAVIDFICDYHGLDRDELVRYLYVSEGEAVIRHLFRVVASLDSMVLGEAQILGQVKEAYDHAFVNGGCARIFNKLFRQSFEVGKRVRTETEIGENAVSISYAAVELAKKVFETLEGRTILVLGAGKMSELTAKHLVSNGVKKVLVANRTYERAEELAAKFDGEAILYDQLFDRMGEADIVISSTAATHYVVTKDKVAASRKGRKGSPLFLIDIAVPRDIDPAVNDLSDVYLYDIDDLNGVVSQNLEERMQEAERAEVIIGEEMIEFEHWLESLEVVPTVAAIRAKAETIRQAELEKAIKRLGGLSEKELKTVEMLTGSIVNKMLHGPTERLKSVASEKDGYTYVESARYLYGLDSNPEGKSPHGLGLIKTILGRTGEKAAAPKKNEMGDSVGV from the coding sequence ATGCATCTGACCCTCGTCGGTCTGAGTCACAAGACCGCCCCAGTCGAGATACGCGAGAAGCTCACCTTCCCGGCGAATCGCCAGGAAGAGTCGTTGGCGTTGCTCACATCATCACCTGCGGTCAACGAGGCGGTCATCGTCTCGACGTGCAACCGCACCGAGATCTACTGCGTGACCTCAACGGAGTTCGACGGTCCGGCCGCAGTCATCGACTTCATCTGTGACTACCACGGCCTCGACCGAGACGAGCTCGTCCGCTACCTCTACGTCTCGGAGGGCGAAGCGGTCATCCGCCACCTCTTCCGCGTCGTCGCGTCGCTCGACTCGATGGTGCTGGGCGAGGCGCAGATCCTCGGCCAGGTGAAAGAGGCGTACGACCACGCGTTCGTGAACGGTGGGTGCGCGCGCATCTTCAACAAGCTGTTCCGCCAGTCTTTCGAGGTGGGCAAGCGCGTGCGCACCGAGACCGAGATCGGCGAGAACGCGGTCTCCATCAGCTACGCCGCCGTCGAGCTCGCGAAGAAGGTCTTCGAGACGCTCGAGGGCCGCACGATTCTCGTGCTCGGCGCCGGCAAGATGAGCGAGCTCACGGCCAAGCACCTCGTCTCCAACGGCGTGAAGAAGGTCCTCGTCGCGAACCGCACCTACGAGCGCGCCGAGGAGCTCGCCGCCAAGTTCGACGGCGAAGCGATCCTCTACGATCAGCTCTTCGATCGCATGGGCGAGGCCGACATCGTCATCTCCTCGACCGCTGCGACCCACTACGTCGTCACCAAGGACAAGGTCGCCGCGTCGCGCAAGGGCCGCAAGGGCAGCCCGCTGTTCCTCATCGACATCGCCGTGCCGCGTGACATCGACCCGGCCGTCAACGACCTCTCCGACGTCTACCTCTACGACATCGACGACCTCAATGGCGTCGTGTCACAGAACCTCGAGGAGCGCATGCAAGAGGCCGAGCGCGCCGAGGTCATCATCGGCGAGGAGATGATCGAGTTCGAGCACTGGCTCGAGTCACTCGAGGTCGTCCCCACCGTCGCCGCGATCCGCGCGAAGGCCGAGACGATCCGTCAGGCCGAGCTCGAGAAGGCGATCAAGCGCCTCGGGGGTCTCTCGGAGAAGGAACTCAAGACCGTCGAGATGCTCACCGGCTCCATCGTCAACAAGATGCTGCACGGCCCCACCGAGCGTCTCAAGTCCGTCGCATCCGAGAAAGACGGCTACACCTACGTCGAGTCCGCGCGTTACCTCTACGGCCTCGACTCCAACCCTGAGGGCAAGAGCCCGCACGGGCTGGGACTTATCAAGACGATCCTCGGGCGGACCGGCGAGAAGGCCGCCGCCCCGAAGAAGAATGAGATGGGAGATTCCGTTGGCGTCTAG
- the hemC gene encoding hydroxymethylbilane synthase produces the protein MRWEIPLASSREKLVIGTRGSKLALWQSEYIKGLVEEITGLPVELKIIKTTGDKILDVPLAKVGGKGLFTKELEVELMAGTVDLCVHSMKDVPTELPEGLYISAMPERVDPRDALVSGAGYSLDTLPQGAKVGTSSLRRIAQVRALRPDVEIVDVRGNLDTRMKKAENGELDVVILASAGITRMGWAERISGYIATEQMVSAVGQGAIGIEIREDDEFMREVSAKICHADTFTCVTAERVVMRKLEGGCQVPIGAYAVLNGDTMHMDAIVGSVAGDRILRAELDGPADQPIALGEAMVAKLLEMGAHEILAEIRAESVDSLLET, from the coding sequence ATGAGATGGGAGATTCCGTTGGCGTCTAGCCGAGAGAAGCTGGTCATCGGCACCCGGGGCAGCAAGCTCGCCCTCTGGCAGTCGGAGTACATCAAGGGGCTGGTGGAAGAGATCACCGGCCTTCCTGTTGAACTGAAGATCATCAAGACCACGGGCGACAAGATCCTCGATGTGCCGCTCGCCAAGGTGGGCGGCAAGGGCCTGTTCACCAAAGAGCTCGAAGTCGAGCTCATGGCCGGCACGGTCGACCTGTGCGTCCACTCGATGAAGGACGTCCCCACCGAGCTTCCCGAGGGGCTCTACATCTCGGCGATGCCCGAGCGCGTCGACCCGCGTGACGCTCTCGTGAGCGGCGCGGGCTACTCGCTCGACACGCTGCCGCAGGGCGCGAAGGTCGGCACCAGCTCGCTTCGCCGCATCGCCCAGGTGCGCGCGCTTCGTCCCGACGTCGAGATCGTGGACGTGCGCGGCAACCTCGACACCCGCATGAAGAAGGCCGAGAACGGCGAGCTCGATGTCGTCATCCTTGCTTCCGCCGGCATCACCCGCATGGGCTGGGCCGAGCGCATCAGCGGCTACATCGCCACCGAGCAGATGGTCTCGGCGGTCGGTCAGGGCGCCATCGGCATCGAGATCCGCGAGGACGACGAGTTCATGCGCGAGGTCAGCGCCAAGATCTGCCACGCCGATACCTTCACGTGCGTCACCGCCGAGCGCGTCGTCATGCGCAAGCTCGAGGGCGGCTGCCAGGTGCCGATCGGTGCCTACGCGGTGCTTAACGGCGACACGATGCACATGGACGCGATCGTGGGCAGCGTCGCGGGCGACCGCATCCTGCGCGCCGAGCTCGATGGGCCGGCAGATCAGCCGATCGCGCTGGGCGAGGCGATGGTCGCCAAGCTGCTCGAGATGGGCGCGCACGAGATTCTCGCCGAGATTCGCGCCGAAAGCGTCGACTCACTGCTCGAGACCTAG
- a CDS encoding uroporphyrinogen-III synthase — protein sequence MTDSGPEITPSAADAAAAPRSLAGVSVLVTRTRAQAHSLVEPLEALGAEVLAMPVLETVDPEDWTPVDAAIDSIGTYDWIVFTSTNGVDRFLHRFRERHGNYDDLASTCMAAVGSATAHRMRSEGHPPTIVPEDFRAEGLVDAFAELDSDTCRRVLIARAEEAREVFPDALRAMGCDVEVVVVYRTAPATPDADVVARLAAGTVDVLTFTSGAIAEAFLGVVTDAGLDPRAVMSGATVASIGPVTTAALARLGYEADVEAAESTMASLVDAVAAARGTDAAEA from the coding sequence GTGACCGACTCCGGTCCCGAAATCACCCCTAGCGCCGCCGACGCGGCCGCTGCGCCGCGCTCGCTCGCGGGCGTCAGCGTGCTCGTGACGCGCACCCGCGCGCAGGCGCACTCGCTCGTGGAGCCGCTTGAGGCGCTCGGCGCCGAGGTGCTCGCGATGCCGGTGCTTGAGACCGTCGACCCCGAGGACTGGACGCCGGTCGACGCGGCGATCGACTCGATCGGCACCTACGACTGGATCGTCTTCACGTCGACCAACGGCGTCGACCGCTTCCTGCACCGATTCCGCGAGCGTCACGGCAACTACGACGATCTCGCGAGCACGTGCATGGCCGCCGTGGGTTCGGCGACCGCGCACCGCATGCGCTCCGAGGGCCACCCGCCCACGATCGTCCCCGAGGACTTCCGCGCGGAAGGGCTCGTCGACGCATTCGCCGAGCTCGACTCCGATACGTGCCGTCGCGTTCTGATCGCTCGTGCCGAGGAGGCCCGCGAGGTCTTCCCGGACGCGCTGCGCGCGATGGGCTGCGACGTCGAGGTCGTGGTGGTGTACCGCACCGCACCCGCTACGCCTGACGCGGACGTCGTCGCGCGCCTTGCGGCCGGCACCGTCGACGTACTCACGTTCACCTCCGGCGCGATCGCCGAGGCGTTTCTCGGCGTGGTGACCGATGCCGGGCTCGACCCGCGAGCGGTCATGTCGGGTGCGACGGTCGCGAGCATCGGGCCGGTCACGACCGCGGCGCTCGCCAGGCTCGGCTACGAGGCCGACGTCGAGGCCGCCGAGTCGACGATGGCGTCGCTGGTCGATGCGGTTGCCGCAGCTCGCGGTACGGACGCCGCCGAGGCATAG
- a CDS encoding addiction module protein: protein MTIEELKREALRLDPSGRANLARELLESLDDLPVDDVERLWLEEAERRRLEALAGNTVPIPMDEVFARARASRA, encoded by the coding sequence ATGACCATCGAAGAGCTCAAGCGCGAGGCACTGCGTCTCGATCCGTCCGGTCGCGCGAATCTGGCCCGAGAACTACTCGAAAGCCTCGATGATCTGCCCGTCGATGACGTTGAGCGCCTGTGGCTCGAGGAAGCAGAGCGTCGTCGTCTGGAGGCTCTAGCCGGGAACACGGTTCCAATCCCGATGGATGAGGTCTTTGCGAGGGCGCGGGCATCACGCGCATGA
- a CDS encoding type II toxin-antitoxin system RelE/ParE family toxin yields the protein MSLEVTFEPAAAFELNEAADFYDLERAGLGSEFLDAVGHALSLVSGAPEAYPVELGETRKCVVGRFPYSVMYWVDARGVHVSAIAHHRRRPAYWDDRA from the coding sequence ATGAGCCTCGAGGTCACCTTCGAGCCTGCTGCGGCATTCGAACTGAACGAGGCGGCCGACTTCTACGATCTTGAGCGCGCGGGGCTGGGAAGTGAGTTTCTGGATGCGGTTGGCCACGCACTCAGTCTCGTGAGCGGTGCACCAGAGGCGTACCCGGTCGAGTTGGGTGAGACCCGCAAGTGCGTTGTTGGGCGGTTTCCCTACTCGGTCATGTACTGGGTCGATGCCAGGGGCGTTCACGTGTCCGCCATCGCCCATCACCGCCGCCGTCCTGCGTATTGGGATGATCGCGCGTAG
- the glpK gene encoding glycerol kinase GlpK yields the protein MPYILALDQGTTSTRSIVFDGDGVRLAQSQIALEQIFPKPGWVEHDANLIWSNQLETAREAIEHAGIDPDELCAIGVTNQRETVVIWNRATGEPIHNAIVWQDRRTSAACDLLMAAGHDEFVRDRTGLGIDPYFSATKIAWMLDEVEGAREAAERGELACGTIDCWLVYNLTGGRVHVTDITNASRTLLMNIETGEWDEELCAVFRVVPGMLPRIVRSAEVVGESDEALLGAAVPIAGICGDQQAALVGNGCFEAGDAKATFGTGVFALMHTGSKRVRSKSLATTVPARTGDAIEYALEGSIFMGGAVVQWLVEGLELGATPAEVQALAESVPDSGGVVLVPALTGLGAPLWDPYARGAMFGLTRGATRAHIARAGMEAIPLQVMDLVDAMATDSGHAMPALRVDGGVTVNELVMQTLADLLGVPVNRALVAESTALGVAYLAGLAVGVWTQPTDLPALTGVSRTFEPAPEAAARFADLKIRWAEAVKRSMRWEHA from the coding sequence ATGCCGTACATTCTCGCGCTCGACCAGGGAACCACGAGCACGCGCTCGATCGTCTTCGACGGTGACGGCGTGCGTCTGGCGCAGTCGCAGATCGCCCTCGAGCAGATCTTCCCGAAGCCCGGTTGGGTCGAGCACGACGCGAACCTCATCTGGAGCAATCAGCTTGAGACCGCACGCGAGGCCATCGAGCACGCTGGCATCGACCCGGACGAGCTGTGCGCCATCGGGGTCACCAACCAGCGCGAGACCGTCGTCATCTGGAACCGCGCGACCGGCGAGCCGATTCACAACGCAATCGTGTGGCAGGACCGTCGCACCTCTGCCGCGTGTGACCTGCTCATGGCGGCGGGTCACGACGAGTTCGTGCGTGACCGCACGGGGCTGGGCATCGACCCGTACTTCTCGGCGACGAAGATCGCGTGGATGCTCGACGAGGTCGAGGGCGCTCGGGAGGCGGCCGAGCGTGGCGAACTCGCATGCGGCACCATCGACTGCTGGCTCGTGTACAACCTCACGGGCGGGCGCGTGCACGTCACAGACATCACGAACGCGTCTCGCACACTGCTCATGAACATCGAGACCGGGGAGTGGGACGAGGAGCTGTGCGCCGTGTTCCGCGTGGTGCCCGGCATGCTGCCGCGCATCGTGCGTTCCGCCGAGGTCGTGGGGGAGAGCGACGAGGCGCTACTTGGCGCTGCGGTTCCGATCGCGGGCATCTGCGGCGACCAGCAGGCGGCGCTCGTGGGCAACGGCTGCTTCGAGGCCGGCGACGCGAAGGCGACGTTCGGCACCGGCGTGTTCGCGCTCATGCACACGGGCAGCAAGCGCGTGCGGTCCAAGAGCCTCGCGACGACCGTCCCAGCCCGCACCGGCGACGCGATCGAGTACGCACTCGAGGGCTCCATCTTCATGGGAGGCGCCGTGGTGCAGTGGCTCGTCGAGGGGCTCGAACTGGGTGCGACTCCGGCCGAGGTCCAGGCGCTCGCAGAGAGCGTGCCCGACTCCGGCGGCGTGGTGCTCGTGCCGGCACTCACGGGCTTGGGCGCGCCGCTGTGGGATCCATACGCTCGTGGTGCGATGTTCGGGCTCACACGCGGCGCCACGCGCGCACACATCGCGCGCGCCGGCATGGAGGCCATCCCGCTGCAGGTCATGGATCTTGTCGACGCGATGGCGACCGACTCGGGTCATGCGATGCCGGCGCTGCGCGTCGACGGGGGAGTGACCGTCAACGAACTCGTCATGCAGACGCTCGCCGATCTGCTCGGCGTGCCGGTGAATCGGGCGCTCGTCGCCGAGTCGACCGCGCTGGGCGTGGCGTACCTTGCGGGCCTCGCCGTCGGCGTGTGGACGCAGCCGACGGACCTGCCGGCGCTCACGGGCGTCAGCCGGACCTTCGAGCCTGCGCCTGAGGCTGCAGCGCGCTTCGCCGACCTCAAGATCCGGTGGGCCGAAGCCGTTAAACGATCGATGCGCTGGGAGCACGCATAA
- a CDS encoding DUF1269 domain-containing protein: protein MKYGPVDIVVLATGEPRFEGAIVAELERLAGAGIVRVLDAMLLVMDADGVVHGLDIEDLPAEQKAMLGFIETDTRGLFDAEDSAALAEGMVPGSAIVAVAIENTWAVGLMNAAIEAGAEIALSTRIPAVAVEDALAAAAARAE, encoded by the coding sequence GTGAAGTATGGACCGGTCGACATAGTCGTCTTGGCGACGGGTGAGCCGCGGTTTGAGGGGGCCATCGTGGCCGAACTCGAGAGGCTTGCCGGCGCCGGGATCGTTCGCGTACTGGACGCGATGCTGCTCGTGATGGATGCCGACGGCGTAGTGCACGGACTCGACATCGAGGACCTGCCCGCCGAGCAGAAGGCGATGCTGGGGTTCATCGAGACCGATACGCGCGGGCTGTTCGACGCCGAGGACTCGGCGGCTCTGGCCGAGGGCATGGTTCCCGGCTCGGCGATCGTGGCTGTTGCGATCGAGAACACGTGGGCTGTCGGGCTCATGAACGCGGCGATCGAAGCGGGTGCCGAGATCGCGCTGTCCACCCGAATCCCCGCAGTAGCCGTTGAAGATGCGCTCGCCGCCGCTGCGGCGCGTGCTGAGTAG
- a CDS encoding SHOCT domain-containing protein: MRSPPLRRVLSRRQTMGLLGTVARTAVISGTAQATANAVNRRQAQKNVDAYANAANQYQAQAQQPAQVSAVPTGGGMAVGVPGGQAGPGEDMISQLERLAALKAQGILTDEEFAAQKARILAG; this comes from the coding sequence ATGCGCTCGCCGCCGCTGCGGCGCGTGCTGAGTAGGAGGCAGACGATGGGACTTCTCGGAACAGTGGCTCGCACAGCGGTCATCTCGGGTACGGCACAAGCGACGGCGAACGCGGTCAACCGGCGCCAGGCCCAGAAGAACGTCGACGCGTATGCGAACGCGGCGAACCAATATCAGGCGCAGGCGCAGCAGCCCGCGCAGGTCTCGGCCGTACCCACGGGTGGCGGCATGGCCGTCGGCGTCCCCGGTGGCCAGGCCGGACCCGGCGAGGACATGATCAGCCAGCTCGAGCGCCTCGCGGCACTCAAGGCGCAAGGAATCCTGACCGACGAGGAGTTCGCGGCTCAGAAGGCGCGGATACTCGCGGGTTAG
- a CDS encoding sodium:proton antiporter, protein MQDTWVLPAFALLLLAYAAFSAKLADSPLSPAIVFTAVGVLLGPLVLSIANVRLEVESIKLLAEVTLSIALFTDAARINLLSLERQLSLPGRLLGVGLPLTIALGMGVAVLVFPNMLLVEAALVAIILAPTDAALGQKVVTDPSVPASVRQGLNVESGLNDGIAVPFYLLALEIAKAELTGRPVMEFLGLAAEQIGLGLVAGLIGGAIGGAVIRWADSRGDVEAGWRQLVMFAAAALAYGLGLSLGGSVFIATFTGGVAFAAVSKRSSLQLAHFSEQAGAVLSAMTFTAFGLVGVAYFLPKVTWPIIAYALLSLTVIRMGPVALALLGTGTKLPTVGFIGWFGPRGLASIVFGLGLVEFGLVHSAEVLTVIFTTVLLSIVAHGLSAPPLTKRYSAWYDSFSEKPAAEGKQVVAGRTRLGIDP, encoded by the coding sequence ATGCAGGACACGTGGGTACTACCGGCGTTTGCGCTGCTGTTGCTGGCCTATGCCGCGTTCTCGGCGAAGCTGGCCGACTCGCCGCTCTCGCCCGCGATCGTCTTCACCGCCGTAGGCGTGTTGCTCGGCCCGCTGGTGCTCAGCATCGCGAACGTGCGACTCGAGGTTGAGAGCATCAAGCTGCTCGCCGAAGTCACGTTGTCGATCGCGCTGTTCACGGATGCCGCGCGCATCAACCTCCTCTCGCTTGAGCGGCAACTCTCGCTCCCGGGGAGGCTGCTCGGCGTCGGACTGCCGCTCACCATCGCTCTGGGCATGGGCGTCGCCGTTCTCGTCTTCCCGAACATGCTGCTCGTCGAGGCCGCGCTTGTCGCGATCATCCTTGCGCCGACTGACGCCGCGCTCGGCCAGAAGGTCGTCACCGACCCGTCGGTTCCGGCCTCGGTGCGGCAGGGGCTCAACGTCGAGAGCGGCTTGAACGACGGCATCGCGGTGCCGTTCTACCTCCTCGCACTCGAGATAGCGAAGGCGGAGCTGACCGGTCGCCCCGTGATGGAGTTCCTCGGGCTGGCTGCCGAGCAGATCGGGCTTGGTCTCGTGGCGGGACTCATCGGCGGTGCGATCGGTGGTGCGGTCATCCGCTGGGCCGACAGCCGCGGGGACGTCGAGGCGGGCTGGCGACAGCTCGTGATGTTCGCGGCAGCCGCGCTCGCGTACGGGCTGGGGCTTTCACTCGGCGGCAGCGTATTCATCGCGACGTTCACCGGCGGCGTGGCGTTCGCCGCGGTCTCCAAGCGCTCCAGCCTCCAGCTCGCTCACTTCTCCGAGCAGGCCGGTGCGGTCCTCTCGGCGATGACGTTCACGGCGTTCGGGCTGGTTGGCGTCGCCTACTTCCTTCCAAAGGTGACGTGGCCGATCATCGCCTACGCGCTTCTGAGCCTGACCGTCATTCGGATGGGGCCGGTCGCGCTCGCGCTGCTGGGTACGGGCACCAAGCTGCCAACGGTCGGGTTCATCGGCTGGTTCGGACCTCGGGGGCTGGCGTCCATCGTCTTCGGGCTGGGACTCGTCGAGTTCGGCCTGGTCCACAGCGCCGAGGTGCTCACCGTCATCTTCACGACGGTGTTGCTGAGCATCGTGGCGCACGGGCTGAGCGCTCCGCCGCTGACCAAGCGCTACTCCGCGTGGTATGACTCGTTCTCCGAGAAGCCCGCCGCTGAGGGCAAGCAGGTCGTTGCCGGCAGGACGCGTCTGGGTATCGACCCGTAG